In one window of Chryseobacterium viscerum DNA:
- the ffh gene encoding signal recognition particle protein, with amino-acid sequence MFNSLQDKLDKALHNISGRGKITEINVAETVKEIRRALVDADVNYKVAKDLTKRVQDKALGENVLTSLTPGQLMTKIVHDELVDLMGGSQEGINLSGKPSVILIAGLQGSGKTTFSGKLANYLQTKRNKKPLLVACDVYRPAAIDQLKVLGGQIGVPVFTEEGSTNPSTIAENAINFAKSNGHDVVIVDTAGRLAIDEQMMNEIKSVHYFIKPNETLFVVDSMTGQDAVNTAKAFNDALNFDGVVLTKLDGDTRGGAALTIRSVVEKPIKFISTGEKMEALDLFYPERMADRILGMGDVVSLVERAQEQFDEEEAKKLHKKIAKNEFGFDDFLKQINQIKKMGNMKDLMGMIPGVGKAIKDVEISDDAFKHIEAIIYSMTPEERRRPSIINTQRKGRIAKGAGRKIEDVNQLMKQFDQMGKMMKMMQGPQGKQMMQMMSKMPNMPGMGGMGK; translated from the coding sequence ATGTTTAATAGTTTACAGGATAAATTAGACAAGGCATTACATAATATTTCCGGTAGAGGAAAAATTACTGAAATCAATGTAGCGGAAACCGTAAAGGAGATCCGTAGAGCATTGGTAGATGCCGACGTTAACTATAAAGTTGCAAAAGATCTTACTAAAAGAGTTCAGGATAAAGCATTAGGAGAGAACGTTCTTACTTCCCTTACGCCGGGACAGCTGATGACAAAAATTGTTCATGATGAATTGGTAGACCTTATGGGAGGTTCCCAGGAGGGGATCAATCTTTCAGGAAAGCCATCGGTAATCCTTATTGCAGGTCTTCAGGGTTCTGGTAAGACTACATTCTCAGGAAAGCTTGCTAATTATTTACAAACAAAAAGAAATAAAAAACCTTTATTGGTAGCATGTGACGTTTATCGTCCTGCTGCGATTGACCAGCTAAAAGTTTTAGGTGGTCAAATCGGGGTTCCGGTTTTCACGGAAGAAGGTTCTACAAATCCTTCTACTATTGCTGAAAACGCAATTAATTTTGCAAAATCAAACGGTCATGATGTTGTGATTGTGGATACGGCAGGTCGTTTGGCAATTGATGAGCAGATGATGAACGAGATTAAATCTGTTCATTACTTCATTAAGCCAAATGAAACGTTATTCGTTGTTGACTCAATGACAGGTCAGGATGCTGTGAATACGGCAAAAGCATTCAACGATGCTTTGAATTTCGACGGGGTTGTTTTAACTAAATTAGATGGTGATACCCGTGGTGGAGCCGCTTTAACGATTCGTTCTGTGGTTGAAAAACCAATCAAATTCATTTCTACAGGAGAAAAAATGGAAGCTTTAGACCTTTTCTACCCGGAAAGGATGGCAGACAGGATCCTGGGAATGGGAGACGTTGTTTCCTTAGTAGAAAGAGCTCAAGAGCAGTTTGACGAAGAAGAAGCTAAAAAACTTCACAAAAAAATCGCTAAAAACGAATTCGGTTTTGATGATTTCCTAAAACAGATCAACCAGATCAAGAAAATGGGTAATATGAAGGACTTGATGGGAATGATTCCTGGTGTCGGAAAAGCGATCAAAGATGTAGAGATCAGTGATGATGCATTCAAACATATTGAAGCAATTATCTACTCTATGACTCCTGAAGAAAGAAGAAGACCTTCTATCATCAATACTCAGAGAAAAGGAAGAATTGCCAAAGGTGCCGGAAGAAAAATCGAAGATGTAAATCAACTGATGAAGCAATTCGACCAGATGGGTAAAATGATGAAGATGATGCAGGGACCTCAAGGAAAGCAGATGATGCAGATGATGAGCAAAATGCCAAACATGCCTGGAATGGGCGGAATGGGAAAATAA